The proteins below come from a single Chitinophaga pinensis DSM 2588 genomic window:
- a CDS encoding Eco57I restriction-modification methylase domain-containing protein: MDKTLALYEHILREYLSAYFDKQQNINPVELNRERFATKALFIATIFFLKNHSGKTPTKLVQEANDWLKTQFAQENLLSTLIDSVNPLLIHLVNKHFSEIDTTDVLSLDISTFYETLLGIETGNENNLVEISTGKNYRNKLGSYYTPSELAKSITQKTIDTFFTSNFGINKLSTANHVDAAILKEISSISFVDFSCGGGNFLIEILKYFEQVANNLNVTAEEKLQILRSVAKNISAFDVDCLALEVAKLNLLLSTGLHHAYATVSENFIHGNFLLQSTFPIDEKKKIEIFSSGFIYHEALSIFKEKVSKYDVILGNPPWEKIRFEEKKFYALYATSISNNHFKESRIEEIKTTIENNTHLAAFSQNFQSEIENAKSDIKKNPVFNLSNNGELNTYALFTDIAIKSKTQRGIIGLVLKSAIVTSQINKTLFQYLTKEQLIIAIYDFINRKKIFAIDSRERFCFLLLGKTTKSTFDVAMNLVQVSAIHSIKSNVSISHQDLKMLNPLTGMLPNFSTKEEIRFLLRTSNEFPFFGQIYTKVRFGRIVHLTSHATFITKKQSATNTPVYEGKFFNQFNGRYSGFNNVPEELRYGSKSSSAVLSEIAANGRADYPESRFFIDTEKWIQLSKNHTESFMLAWRSLTSASNTRTCIATILPFIPALQSVQFLTTSPHDLLYLCGMFNAVTFDFILKKKLSGIDLTQSVINQMPVPEVEKTAIVIPFDGRNLSIKDHISLLVFSLLDDDIRLKPLFEILHLQAPVEESRASLIRKVDLFFMSLYGLSESELTLVLSEFSKQYTREDLEWFKTNLNALNKTISSAGSSISHLTPG, translated from the coding sequence ATGGATAAAACATTAGCACTATATGAGCACATACTAAGGGAATATCTTTCTGCTTATTTTGACAAACAGCAAAATATCAATCCAGTTGAGTTAAATAGAGAACGGTTTGCAACCAAAGCTTTATTTATTGCTACCATATTCTTCCTGAAAAATCACTCAGGTAAAACCCCGACAAAATTAGTGCAGGAAGCAAATGACTGGCTGAAAACCCAATTTGCACAGGAGAATTTGCTTTCAACGCTCATTGATAGTGTTAATCCTTTACTCATTCATCTTGTTAATAAACATTTCAGCGAAATAGACACAACGGATGTATTGTCACTGGATATATCCACCTTTTATGAAACGCTGTTAGGTATCGAAACAGGGAATGAAAATAATCTTGTTGAAATCTCTACCGGTAAGAATTATCGTAATAAACTAGGGAGTTATTATACCCCTTCTGAGCTTGCGAAATCCATTACACAAAAAACAATCGACACGTTTTTTACATCCAATTTTGGGATAAACAAATTATCTACGGCAAACCATGTAGATGCTGCTATTTTAAAAGAGATTTCAAGCATTAGTTTCGTGGACTTTTCCTGTGGAGGAGGTAATTTTCTGATAGAAATACTGAAGTATTTTGAGCAGGTTGCCAACAATTTAAATGTTACTGCTGAAGAAAAGCTGCAAATACTCAGATCGGTCGCTAAAAACATCTCTGCCTTTGATGTTGATTGCCTTGCATTGGAAGTGGCAAAGTTAAACTTATTGCTATCCACGGGGTTACATCATGCTTATGCAACTGTATCGGAAAATTTTATACATGGAAACTTCCTTTTACAAAGCACCTTTCCAATCGATGAAAAAAAGAAAATAGAAATTTTCTCCAGCGGTTTTATCTATCACGAAGCGCTTTCAATTTTCAAAGAAAAGGTGAGCAAATATGATGTAATTCTGGGAAATCCACCCTGGGAAAAGATCCGTTTTGAAGAGAAGAAATTTTATGCCCTTTATGCTACCTCCATTTCAAATAATCATTTTAAGGAAAGCCGCATAGAGGAAATAAAAACAACTATTGAGAATAATACTCATTTAGCCGCGTTTTCTCAAAACTTTCAATCTGAAATAGAAAATGCAAAAAGTGATATCAAGAAAAACCCGGTGTTCAATCTCTCAAACAACGGAGAATTAAATACTTATGCATTATTTACTGATATCGCCATTAAATCAAAAACGCAGAGAGGCATAATTGGCTTGGTGTTAAAGAGTGCTATTGTAACCAGTCAGATTAATAAAACGCTCTTCCAGTATTTAACAAAGGAGCAACTTATCATTGCTATTTACGACTTTATCAACCGTAAGAAAATATTTGCCATTGATAGCAGAGAACGGTTTTGCTTTCTTCTTTTGGGGAAAACGACTAAGTCGACATTCGATGTAGCCATGAACCTGGTGCAGGTATCAGCAATTCATTCGATCAAATCAAATGTCAGTATCTCCCATCAGGATCTGAAGATGTTGAATCCGCTTACTGGTATGCTTCCTAACTTTTCAACAAAAGAAGAGATCAGATTTCTGTTGAGAACGTCTAATGAATTCCCATTTTTCGGACAGATATATACTAAAGTGCGATTCGGCAGGATTGTTCATCTTACCAGTCATGCAACATTCATCACAAAAAAGCAATCTGCTACAAATACGCCAGTGTATGAAGGTAAATTTTTCAATCAATTTAACGGGAGATATTCCGGCTTCAATAACGTACCGGAGGAATTAAGGTATGGGAGTAAGTCATCATCGGCAGTATTAAGCGAAATAGCGGCGAATGGAAGAGCAGACTATCCTGAGTCGAGATTCTTTATAGACACGGAAAAATGGATACAGCTATCAAAAAATCATACGGAGTCCTTTATGTTGGCCTGGAGAAGCCTGACTTCTGCCTCTAATACACGTACCTGTATTGCAACGATCTTACCATTTATCCCCGCGCTGCAATCAGTGCAATTTCTAACGACATCTCCACACGATCTGTTATACTTATGTGGGATGTTTAACGCAGTTACTTTTGATTTTATCCTGAAGAAAAAACTTAGCGGAATTGACCTGACGCAGTCTGTAATCAATCAAATGCCGGTGCCCGAAGTCGAAAAGACCGCTATTGTTATTCCATTTGACGGCCGTAATCTCAGTATTAAAGACCACATATCCTTACTCGTATTTTCACTTTTAGACGATGATATCCGGTTGAAACCACTTTTCGAAATACTACACCTACAGGCTCCGGTTGAAGAAAGTCGTGCGTCTTTAATCAGAAAAGTAGACTTATTCTTTATGTCTCTTTACGGGTTAAGCGAATCAGAACTCACATTGGTTCTCTCAGAATTCAGTAAACAATATACCCGGGAGGACCTGGAGTGGTTCAAAACAAATCTGAACGCTTTAAATAAAACCATAAGCTCTGCCGGTAGTAGCATTTCCCATCTTACCCCAGGCTGA
- a CDS encoding restriction endonuclease PLD domain-containing protein, with amino-acid sequence MELKFIGQGLDPVNDNPVGNLVIEALGNTALNVFNAFVAFLSIGGLKNILDQLTAFRAREGQVCLFIGVDLNGTSKEALEKLLELDIETYVVFSPNNIIYHPKIYIFKGQQYSQVLIGSSNLTERGLFQSIESSIAVKIGSDDAEGMAFLASIYSYYGKVMDRTHPNCKRLTADILALLVANRIVLPEAESRKKFNNINKEYAEKKSADYDALLKTFQKLTPKRPPKGFKNVVNKDEIIIEDDDSVKVVNEEIELKTGMMWVETGKMTGGSKNQLDVSKRGVLNGQDIDGSVSYFGIDPDDTGTTLDFSVHLANKIYKGNTVKYTPDNSNWRIQLKGRTDDGERLTRISRMELGHEGGFIDKILLFTRIDETNYKLEILDKQEMDRLIQYSSAWGKMGNATTGRAYGFI; translated from the coding sequence ATGGAACTAAAATTTATAGGGCAAGGTTTGGATCCCGTTAATGATAATCCTGTAGGAAATCTGGTAATTGAAGCACTGGGTAATACAGCTCTTAATGTTTTTAATGCATTTGTCGCATTTTTGAGTATAGGAGGATTGAAGAACATACTTGATCAACTTACAGCTTTCCGTGCGAGAGAAGGACAGGTTTGTTTGTTTATCGGTGTTGACCTGAACGGCACCTCAAAGGAAGCACTTGAAAAGTTGCTTGAGCTGGATATTGAGACCTATGTTGTTTTTTCCCCCAATAATATTATCTATCACCCTAAGATATATATCTTTAAAGGACAGCAATATTCACAAGTCCTGATTGGTTCATCCAATCTTACAGAAAGAGGTCTCTTTCAGAGTATTGAATCTTCTATTGCTGTGAAAATAGGTAGCGATGATGCGGAAGGGATGGCATTTCTTGCAAGTATTTATAGCTACTATGGAAAAGTTATGGACAGGACTCATCCTAATTGTAAACGATTGACAGCGGATATACTGGCCCTGCTTGTAGCGAATAGGATTGTTCTACCTGAAGCGGAAAGCAGAAAAAAATTCAATAACATCAATAAAGAGTATGCGGAGAAAAAATCAGCCGATTATGATGCTTTATTAAAAACGTTCCAGAAGTTGACACCCAAGCGGCCTCCTAAAGGATTTAAGAATGTTGTTAATAAAGATGAAATAATCATTGAAGACGATGACAGCGTGAAAGTAGTCAATGAAGAGATTGAGTTGAAAACAGGTATGATGTGGGTAGAAACCGGAAAGATGACAGGAGGCTCAAAAAACCAGCTTGATGTATCTAAAAGAGGCGTTTTAAATGGACAGGACATAGACGGTAGTGTAAGTTATTTTGGAATTGATCCGGATGATACTGGCACAACGCTGGATTTTAGCGTACATCTGGCAAATAAAATCTATAAAGGAAATACGGTAAAGTATACCCCAGATAACAGTAACTGGAGAATACAATTGAAAGGCAGAACAGATGATGGGGAACGGTTAACGCGTATCTCCAGAATGGAGCTGGGCCACGAAGGCGGCTTTATCGATAAAATTCTTCTCTTTACAAGGATCGACGAAACTAATTACAAGTTGGAGATTCTTGATAAGCAGGAGATGGATCGATTAATTCAGTACTCATCAGCCTGGGGTAAGATGGGAAATGCTACTACCGGCAGAGCTTATGGTTTTATTTAA